Proteins encoded together in one Piliocolobus tephrosceles isolate RC106 chromosome 15, ASM277652v3, whole genome shotgun sequence window:
- the NDUFAF7 gene encoding protein arginine methyltransferase NDUFAF7, mitochondrial has product MTVLVRSGVGPLCALARAAIPSIWRGNYFSSGNEAAENNPVTPMLRHLIYKIKSTGPITVAEYMKEVLTNPAKGYYVYRDMLGEQGDFITSPEISQIFGELLGIWFISEWMATGKSTAFQLVELGPGRGTLVGDILRVFTQLGSVLKNCDISVHLVEVSQKLSEIQALTLTEEKVPLERNAGSPVYMKGVTKSGIPISWYRHLHDVPKGYSFYLAHEFFDVLPVHKFQKTLQGWREVFIDIDPQVSDKLRFVLAPSATPAEAFIQHDETRDHVEVCPDAGVIIEELSQRIALTGGAALVADYGHDGTKTDTFRGFCGHKLHDVLIAPGTADLTADVDFSYLRRMAQGKVASLGPIKQHTFLKNMGIDVRLKVLLDKSNEPSVRQQLLQGYDMLMNPKKMGERFNFFALLPHERLQGGRHQRNARQSKPFASLVAGFSELAWQ; this is encoded by the exons ATGACTGTTCTGGTGAGGTCAGGTGTGGGGCCGCTGTGTGCCCTGGCGCGCGCAG CCATTCCCTCTATTTGGAGAGGGAACTACTTCAGCTCCGGGAATGAAGCTGCAGAAAACAACCCGGTGACGCCGATGCTGCGGCATcttatatacaaaataaagtcTACTGGTCCCATCACTGTGGCCGAATACATGAAGGAGGTGTTGACTAATCCAGCCAAG GGTTATTATGTGTACCGTGACATGCTAGGCGAACAAGGAGATTTCATTACTTCACCTGAAATAAGTCAGATCTTTGGGGAG CTACTAGGGATATGGTTCATTAGTGAATGGATGGCCACTGGAAAAAGCACAGCTTTCCAGCTGGTGGAACTGGGCCCAGGTAGGGGAACCCTCGTGGGAGATATTTTGAGG GTGTTCACTCAACTTGGATCTGTGCTGAAAAACTGTGACATTTCAGTACATCTGGTAGAGGTAAGCCAAAAATTAAGTGAGATTCAAGCATTGACACTGACTGAAGAGAAGGTCCCATTAGAGCGAAATGCTGGATCTCCAGTGTATATGAAAGGTGTCACTAAGTCTGGGATTCCAATTTCCTGGTACCGACATCTGCACGATGTTCCAAAAG GATACAGCTTTTATCTTGCACATGAATTTTTTGATGTTCTTCCTGTGCATAAATTTCAG AAAACACTACAGGGATGGCGAGAAGTATTCATTGACATTGATCCACAGGTTTCTGATAAACTGAGGTTTGTTTTGGCACCTTCTGCCACCCCAGCAGAAGCCTTCATACAA CATGATGAAACAAGGGATCATGTTGAAGTGTGTCCTGATGCTGGTGTTATCATTGAGGAACTTTCTCAACGCATTGCATTAACTGGAGGTGCTGCACTGGTTGCTGATTATGGTCATGATGGAACAAAGACAGATACCTTCCGA GGGTTTTGTGGCCACAAGCTTCATGATGTCTTAATTGCCCCAGGAACAGCAGATCTAACAGCTGATGTGGACTTCAGTTATTTACGAAGAATGGCGCAGGGAAAAGTAGCCTCTCTGGGCCcaataaaacaacacacatttttaaagaatatgggTATTGATGTCCGGCTGAag gttCTTTTAGATAAATCAAATGAGCCATCAGTGAGGCAGCAATTACTTCAAGGATATGATATGTTAATGAATCCAAAGAAGATGGGAGAGAGATTTAACTTTTTTGCCTTGCTACCTCATGAGAGACTTCAAGGTGGAAGACATCAGAGGAATGCACGTCAGTCAAAACCCTTTGCATCCCTTGTAGCTGGGTTTAGTGAACTTGCTTGGCAGTGA